In one Mesotoga infera genomic region, the following are encoded:
- a CDS encoding alpha/beta hydrolase gives MKVLMIVISLLALLLIGPYLIPVPDLEDTVNPRILADRDSMFAEINNIDVHYKISGEGSPLIILLHGFGASTFSWREVIEPLSEEFTVVAFDRPGFGLTSRPIGEELKDFNPYSLAGQVELTALLIQYFGFEKAILIGNSAGGLTALETAIEYPEKVLGLVLVDAAIYNGEADSLFFRLLTNTPQGRYLGPLVSRAFLRNSRDLLDLAWHDTDKLTPDILEGYEKPLRSENWDRALWELTLARKPYDYSRIRMISVPSLVITGSNDKIVPVEDSMRLAKELPLAKLSIIQNTGHLPHEESPGEFLGIVIPFLRSLATTD, from the coding sequence ATGAAGGTCCTCATGATAGTAATCTCACTTCTCGCTTTGCTGCTTATTGGGCCTTACCTGATTCCGGTGCCTGACCTTGAGGACACCGTAAATCCTAGAATCTTGGCCGACAGAGATAGCATGTTTGCGGAAATCAACAACATTGACGTCCATTACAAGATTTCCGGTGAGGGTTCTCCTTTGATAATTCTGCTTCATGGATTTGGCGCAAGCACATTTTCCTGGCGCGAAGTCATAGAACCTCTATCTGAAGAATTCACAGTTGTCGCATTTGATAGACCGGGGTTTGGTCTCACTTCTAGACCTATTGGAGAAGAACTGAAAGATTTCAATCCTTATTCTCTAGCGGGCCAGGTGGAACTTACAGCATTGCTAATCCAGTATTTTGGATTTGAGAAGGCTATCCTAATTGGGAATTCGGCCGGCGGCTTAACTGCCCTGGAAACAGCTATAGAATATCCAGAGAAGGTTCTTGGATTGGTGCTTGTAGATGCTGCTATATACAATGGCGAGGCAGATAGCCTTTTCTTCAGACTTTTGACAAACACCCCGCAAGGTAGATATCTTGGTCCGCTCGTGTCCAGAGCATTCCTGAGAAACTCACGAGATCTGCTGGATTTGGCCTGGCATGATACCGACAAGCTCACCCCGGATATTCTTGAAGGATACGAAAAACCGTTGAGGTCGGAAAACTGGGACAGGGCTTTATGGGAACTGACACTCGCAAGAAAACCTTATGACTATTCAAGAATCCGCATGATATCTGTACCGTCTTTAGTTATCACTGGAAGTAACGACAAAATAGTTCCCGTTGAGGACTCAATGAGGCTCGCGAAAGAACTCCCGTTAGCTAAGCTATCCATAATTCAAAATACCGGTCACCTTCCACACGAGGAAAGCCCCGGGGAGTTCCTAGGGATTGTAATACCATTCCTGAGATCGCTAGCTACAACAGACTAA